DNA sequence from the uncultured Ilyobacter sp. genome:
ACTTTATCTACTTTTAGACTACGGTCTGCATAGACAAGCTTTGTATCTCTAGCTTCTATGACGCCGTCTGCCTCTACTATTTTTTCAAAGTCTGCTTTTTTGACTTTATAGACAGAATAAGTTCGTTTTGTGTCCTCAGAAAGAAGGGTTTTTTTATAAAATATAAAACCTGTTATTCCCAAGAGAATAATAAATATAGCGATAAGTATCTTTTTTAGATTCATTGTTACCTCCTGTACTTTATTTCGTAGATAAGGGCATTTAATTCATTTCTTTTTCTCTCTAGCTCAACAGAGTTTTCCACATACTCATCATACTTTTCTGCATAATTTATGTATGAGTCGCTTCCCTGTTCATATTTCATTTTATAAATTTCATACTTCATCTCAAAAAGCTTATTTTCTCTTTCTAAATTTTGAAGATCTTTAACAAGAGTATAGTATTGATTTTCAAAATCTTTTTTCAGATTTTTACTATTTTCTACTTCTCTGTCTCTTTCAAGTTCTAACTCTTGAATTTCTAACTGATAGAGATTACTGGTATCATCATATTCAAAAAGAGTTTTGCTAAGCTCTAAAGAAACAACCCAACCGTCGCTCACAGTGTCATAAAAGGTTCCTGCAGTGAGACTTGGCCATTTGTTCTCATACTTTGAATATTTATAATTTTCTTTGGACTTTTCTATTAAAAGCTTGGAGTTTTCTACACTTCTTTCCCCTATACCATTGAAGTCCTCTTTTTCTAAATTTGGAATTTCGGCTAAGTTTTCGATTTCTTCGTCAAGGGTATCCACCTTGTAAAGATCGTAAAAATCGACTTTCAGTTTTTCTATATCTTTTTTCAGTTGCTCTATATCAGATATCGAATTTTCCACTAACATTTCAGAATATCTATAATCAAATTCAGTACCTGTGCCTATCTCCACCTCTTTTTTTAAATTTTCCATATCCTTAACCAGTCTAGGATGAAGTTTTTCCTTTAGTTCAAGCTCTAGTTTTTTATCCATATAATTTTGGTAGAGTGTTATAAGTCCTAAAACCTCTTCTTCGATAGTTTCTTCCTCAATGTTTAATCG
Encoded proteins:
- a CDS encoding TolC family protein — protein: MKKLTILSLSMILSLHSYALTLDEMIKDVEKRGYSKEFKEFEENRLEIEKIKIDRINRDGIDLEAESDYSDSDDGKEFDSSLTATYDFFKYYAEFDHEDGESEEELFGVEKDLRDIFYSEKKYSSAVFSYDKDYRLNIEEETIEEEVLGLITLYQNYMDKKLELELKEKLHPRLVKDMENLKKEVEIGTGTEFDYRYSEMLVENSISDIEQLKKDIEKLKVDFYDLYKVDTLDEEIENLAEIPNLEKEDFNGIGERSVENSKLLIEKSKENYKYSKYENKWPSLTAGTFYDTVSDGWVVSLELSKTLFEYDDTSNLYQLEIQELELERDREVENSKNLKKDFENQYYTLVKDLQNLERENKLFEMKYEIYKMKYEQGSDSYINYAEKYDEYVENSVELERKRNELNALIYEIKYRR